The Cellulophaga sp. RHA19 genome includes the window AAATATGCTTTATTAACATCAGTAATTTCTAACTCGCCACGCTTACTTGGCTTTATGTTTTTAGCAATTTCCACAACAGTATTGTCATAGAAATAAATACCTGGAACCGCATAATTAGACTTAGGCTTCAACGGTTTTTCTTCTATACTAATGGCTTTACCCTCTTCATTAAACTGAACCACGCCATAACGCTCTGGATCATGCACTCTGTAAGCATATATTATTCCTCCATCAGGGTCATTATTAGATTGTAATAACTTAGCTAAACCTGAACCATAAAAAATATTGTCCCCTAAAACAAGAGCTACTTTATCATCACCTATAAATTCTTCTCCTATAATAAAAGCTTCAGCTAAACCACTAGGGTTTTCCTGAACGGCATACTGAAAATTACAGCCATACTTAATACCATCACCCAATAAATCTTTAAATAAAGTTAAATCTTTAGGTGTAGATATAATTAAGATATCTTTAATACCTGCATACATTAGTGTAGATAGCGGATAATAAATCATTGGTTTATCATAAATAGGCATTAATTGTTTGCTTACACTTAATGTAAGCGGATGCAATCTTGTCCCTGATCCCCCTGCCAATATAATACCCTTCATAACCGTTATTATTTAATTGTATTGTTTTTTATAGTACTCTTGATAGTTACCAGATGTAACACTTTTTAGCCATTCTTCGTTTTGCAAATACCAATCAATTGTTTTTTCTAAGCCCTCTTCAAATGTTACAGATGGTTTCCAACCTAATTCTTTATTAATTTTTGAAGCATCTATAGCATACCGTAAATCGTGCCCAGGCCTATCTTTAACGTAAGTAATCAATTTTTCACTCTCACCAATAGGTCTATTCAATTTAGAGTCCATCTGCTTGCACAATAGTTTTACTAAATCGATATTTTTCCATTCGTTAAATCCACCTATATTATACGTTTCTGCATTTTTGCCTTTATGAAAAACCAAATCTATAGCTCTTGCGTGATCTACAACGTAGAGCCAATCTCTAGTATAATTACCATCTCCATAAATTGGCAATTTATTTTTATGAATTATGTTATTAATAAATAATGGAATTAGCTTTTCAGGAAAATGATTTGGCCCATAATTGTTAGAGCAATTGGTAATTACATAAGGTAACTTGTACGTTTCTCCGTATGCTCTTACAAAGTGGTCTGAACTTGCTTTTGATGCTGAATATGGCGAATTAGGATCATAAGCAGTGGACTCTGTAAATAAACCAGATTCTCCTAACGCACCGTACACTTCATCTGTACTTATGTGATAAAATCGTTTACTTTCTAAGTCAATTTTCCAACAATCTCTGGCTGCATTAAGTAAATTTACTGTTCCAATCACATTTGTTTTCACAAAGGCCATAGGATCTGTAATAGACCTGTCTACGTGCGACTCTGCAGCTAAATGTACAACTCCATCAAAATTATATTTTTTGAATATATTTTGAATAAAGTTCTCATCTGTAATATCACCCTTTAAAAAAGTATAATTAGAAGAATCTTCTATATCTGATAAATTCTCTAAATTACCAGCATACGTTAAGGCATCTAGGTTATAGATATGATATTTGGGGTATGACTGAACAAATTTCCTAACTACATGAGACCCTATAAAACCTGCTCCGCCAGTTATTAATATATTCATTATTTTTTTGTGTATTTTTTTAATACTTTATTTAGTTCCAGCAACAACAAAAACACTAACAATATGGATACTAACAATATAGGCAACAAAAACTTATATTGATTTTCAATTCCACCTAACTTGGATCCCCTTGTTGGAAAATCAGAAATTACATTAAGAATCGTAGCTTTATTGGCCTTTTCTAGATTCAAAGCTACTATTTTTTGCTTCAATTCGTCTCGCTCCTTTAAAAGCTCAATCTCTTTATTTGTTCCACTCCCATTATCAGCCAAACTAATATTAGTACCCCCTATTTCTTTAGAGGCTTCTTTAACCATTACATCTTTATACAGTTCTTGAAGCGAAATAATTTCATTTAATTGCTGATTGTATATTTCCTCTTGAAAATTGATATTTTTATCATTTGTAGCCTTCTGTCCTTTAAAATAAGTATTACTAGAAATAGATTTAACAATAGCTGGTTGTGCCTTTTTAGCAACTGTGCTGTTTGTACTAACTAAGTTTATTTTGTGAAAGCGAGCATCAAACGTATTAAAGTTTTCTAAGTAAGCTTCAAAATCTAAGTTCTTAACGGTTGTAGAATCTAACTCTCTGATAAACTTATCAAATAATAAAACTTTCTGATTTTCGTCTGAATAGGATTCTATTTCAAACTTTTTGATACTAGCAGCTTCACCTGTTGTAATTTTAAGTGCGTTAGCTAAAGTAATAGAGTCCTCTGCTTTAGCCAGTTCATTGTAAAAACTAACATTATTGTATAGCTGTTGCACACTATTAAAATTAGGCTCTACTACCATACTAGAAATGTATTTTTGGTCATTTTTGATATCCAAAAATATACCCAAACCAATACCTAATATTCCTGCTATTACAAACTTTATAAAGTGCTTTTGAATAAATAGTAAAAACAACATTATAAAGTGAAAAATTCCTTTAAATATACTTGCTATAAAAGCAAATAATTTTTTAAAAGCATTTCCTATTAGCTGAAATAACTGACCTAAATCTATCTCCTCTGAGGATTGTTGTGGTTGCTGGTTGTTACTCATTATTATGAATTAAATAATTGTTTTAAAATTTTATCTGTAATTAAATAAGTTGGCTTAACTCCCGTTGTGCCTAAACCTCCTGACGCCAATGTACTCCCTGTTTCTAAAGGATTATCTGAAGCATAGTATGCATAACGCACTTTAACATCTTCTTTAATACTTTTGCGTATTTTAGATGCAGCCTGAATTGCTTTTTGGTAATGAACTCCTTCCATTTCTAAACCAATAACACCCCAAGTAGAATCTTTAAAGAATTGTAATATATTTTTATTTTGCAATGACGTACCTAAAACGGTTACCATTGTACCCTCTAAAACCTTTAATCCGTGCCCCTCAAAATCGGCTGCAGAAAGTTCATTTTTAAAAGGGTAGTTGTCTGCTGTTCCTTCAAAAATATGAGCAGTAGCAATCATGATATCGCCCTTACCACCTTCTAAAATTCCGGCTTTACCCATGATAGAGACCGACTCAACATTTAAAAACTCCTTAACCCCTTCTTTTTCATAAGGTTTTAGCAACTCATCTATAGTTTCGTAAGCCTGTTCTCCAAATGCATAATCCATTACAAAAATAACGGGTTTTTCATCGTCTTTTAATCCTTTTGGAAGATCAAAACAACATGCTTTATCTCCAAATTTAGCCGAATCAAAAATCTGTACATCAATATTTGTTCCAGATGTATCGTTCAAAGAAATCATTCCGTTTTTCTTAGCGTAAGCTGTAACTTTAGCCCTTAGTTTATCATTTTTAGACTTACTTAAATCTTCGTAAATTTCTAAACTATCTTTTGAGTTTGGATACTCTTTAGCCAATGCTTTTTTAGCAAATAAAGAGTTCATTACACTGTGCATATTTGCACTAATAATGTGTATTGGTCTGTGTAAAATTCCGTTTGCTTCTAAAGTCTCTTTAATGGTTAATGCCCATAAATCTCCGTGAATATGATGACCTAAACGCTCACGTAAAACAGGACTAAATGTAATTATTCTTTTATCACCTAATGTTTCTTCTTCTATAGCAAGTTTACCCATCCAGTAAATGGTGCGTAAAAACTTTTCTGGGTTTTCTTTTGTAGCAAATACTTGGTGCATTGCTTTAACCTCTACAAAAGATCTTCCCAGTATATTTGCAGTGTAACTTAATGCTACTTCTAACTCTGCTTGTGATAACTCATCAGACTCTAAAGCCGTTTCTAACTTAGTCCAATCTCTTATTGTTTTCTTTGTATCTTCAATTAATACACGTTTGCATATCTTTTCGGACTCTATAAACAAAAAAGTTAAGTGTGTTAGAATATCATAAATATCAGATCTTCCTCTGGTAATTACAATATTCATTTGATCTTCATCTATACGGTAACAATCTCTTCTTCTTTTCGCAGGAATTATAGCTTTAAAGTGAGATTCTCCATAACCTTCATCTGAAGTTAAATTTATGTATCTACACTGTTCTATCCCCTCTGGAAGACGTTCTAAAACGTATGTTAAACCGTTTAATTCTGATTTTTCTTCTCCTACAGAACCATAAATCTCTGGTCGTAGTTGTAACAATGCATTACGAAGTGTTTCTCCTGAAACACCCATTGGCTTGTAAAATCCTCTATTAAACAAGTGTCTCATTGTTATATACAAACGCTCTATGGCATTTGTAGACTCCTGTGCTCTGGTTGTATTTATTATCTTATTCATATTTCTTCTTCATTGCAAATCTACATAAATTAACACTATATTGTTAAGGTAGATACGTTAGTTTACAGTAAATTCTTTCAATCCTTCAGCCAATTTTCTATCGTTAGATAAACGTTGTACTTTATTTTGACCTCCAAACTTACCAATACTTACCATATAATTTTTAAATCCGTCTTTCTGCACTTTTGCTATTTTTAAGGTTTGCAGCACCTTTCCGTCAATTAGATCAAAATAATAACTATTCTGTTTTTGTAAAGATTCATCTATTATTTCAATAAACAAACTCATATCACTTGGCTCTTTTTCAAACTCTACAAACCACTCATGGTAAGGCAACTCATTATCACTTGTAATTGTTTGTGGCGCAACTGTAAACTCATTAATTCTGGCATCGGTTGCTTTAATTGCTGCTTGTATTGCCTGTTCTACTTCTTTAGCTATAACATGTTCACCAAAGGCAGATATAAAATGTTTTATTCTTCCTGAAACAATTACTTTATAAGGTTTTGTAGAAATAAACTGAACGGTATCTCCTAGGTTATACCCCATAAACCGGCATTTGTAGAAATAATCATTACATAATTTACTCCTATTTTTACGTCTTTTAGTGTGATGCGTTCTGCATTATCTTCATAAAAATCATCAGCCTTTATAAACTCATAAAATATGCCTGAATTTAAAAGTAATAGCATTCCGTTTTCTTGCTGAGAATTCTGGTATGCAAAAAAGCCTTCACTTGCAGGAAAAAGCTCTATACTGTCTACCTTACGACCAATTAAATTCTCAAATTTTGCACGGTAAGGTTCATAGTTTACACCTCCATAAATAAAAAGCTGAAAACCTTTAAACAACTCGCCCACCTTTTTACCTGTATCCGCTTGTAATTTTTCAAAATACATTTGCACCCAAGATGGTATACCAGCAATTACGCTCATATTTTCATCTTTAGTTTCCTCTACAATTTTATTTACTTTGGTTTCCCAATCTTCAATACAATTGGTATCCCAACTTGGCAGTCTGTTACGCTGCAAATACTTTGGCACATAATGCGCAGAAATACCTGATAAACGACCTAGTTTTACTCCATTTTTCTCTTGTAAAATAGGGCTTCCCTGTAAAAATATCATTCTACCATCTACAAAATCTGCTTCGCCTGTTTCATGAATATAACTTAAAATAGCATCTCTAGATGCTTCAATCTGGTATTTGATAGATTCTTTTGTTATAGGTATGTATTTTGCTCCTGATGTAGTCCCAGATGTTTTTGCAAAATACGAAGGTTTGCCGGGCCAAAGTACATCTGCATTACCAGCCACAACCTCGTCAACATAATTTTTTAATGCCTCATAATCTCTTACAGGCACATTTTTAACAAAGTCTTTATGTGTTTTAATAGACTTAAAATTATGGTCTTTACCAAACTTAGTATTGGAAGCCTTTTCTATTAACTGCTTAAACACTTTCTCTTGAGTTTCTACAGGGTTAGAAATCCACTTAGCGTTTTTAGCTACTATTCTTTTAGCAAAAATTTTTGCTGCAAAAGATTTTAAAGACATAACTTAATTATTTAAAATCTATATAATTAGTAGGATTCACAGAGGTGCCATTGCTCCACAATTCAAAATGTAAATGTGGTCCAGTGGTTAATTCTCCTGTATTACCTATGGTTGCAATAACTTCACCTGCTTTTACAATTTCTCCCTGAGTTTTATGTAAAGCGCTATTGTGTTTGTAAACAGACAAAAGATTGTCTTTATGCTCTATAATTATTACGTAACCTGTTTCTGTAGTCCAATCTGCAAATATCACGGTTCCTTGTGCAACAGATTTTATAGGACTGTCTTTTGGTGCAACAACATCTACCGCAAAGTGTTTTTTATCCTTATCATATCCCTGTGAAATTGTTCCACTTACAGGTGAAAATAACACCAAAGAAGATTCTGTTTTTGTATTACCAAATAAATTGTATTTATCTTCTAATGCAACTTGTGCTCTTAAATTTAGGTCTTCTTTAATAGGACTAAGATCTACTGTGCTAGGATCTATTTTTACTTGCTCAAAAAGCGAGTCCCTATTCATTTTATTATTGGCAACATCACCGCTTAAGACCATACGTATGTTAGATAAATACTTATTGGTATAATTTAAAACATTTACTAGCGAGTCTGTTTTATATGTTAATTCTGTAGCTTGCTTTTTTAATTTAGTAGAAGAGTAACCTGGTATATATTCTCTTAACGGAGTAAAAGCTATAAGTACAGTTGTTAATGCAATTAATACAAAAGTAGAAATCCACCCTAAAACAAAAACATTAAGCCTACTAAGCTTAAAGGATATTTTTTCTTCAAAAGTATCTTCGTTTAGAATAACCAAACGATACTTGTTTAAAAGCTTACGTTTAATCTCCTTTCTTTTTTTATTATCCTTTGCCATAACAAACAAATATAAACTTTAGAATTTTATTACCCTAACAAAAAAAGGGTTCTAAGTATCAAAATTAAGTTAAATAGCCCTAAAACATTCTGTATAAACACAAAAAGTAATTCTATTACTAATATTAACATTGTTATAGTTACTTTTTATTACCTTTGTTATTCAAAATTTATTATTATGATTTCATCAAATATTATGTTAGCCATACCAGGTGGTGCATCTATAGCACTTATAGTTGTTGCGGTTTTATTACTTTTTGGAGGTAAAAAAATACCTGAATTAATGCGTGGTTTAGGAAGCGGAATTAAAGAATTTAAAGATGCATCTAAAGACGATGATTCTAATGACAAGCTAGAAGAGAAAAAATAAGTTACCATATACTTTATTTTAGAACCCTGCACTTTGTGCGGGGTTTTTTGTTTTTAATAACATTTTAAACCTTTAAGAGTGGTGTATTTCATCGATGAAAAGTGCTTTTAACAGAACTTCCTTTATTTTTTAGCACCTAAAAAAATAGCCATACAACATAAAAATAACGTTTAACTACATTTAATCAGTCAGTTACAACATATTATGTTTAACCACAAACCCTTACAATAGTTTTGTGGCAACCCCAAAATATTAATTAAAATGAAGTGTATTACTAATGAAGTTTTTAACTATAACTTATCACACCTATGCAAAATCTTGTATCGAAAAAAGTTTCAAGACTATTTTTAACTTATCTAACAATGTTATTTATTTTAGCATTATCAACAACGGTAGTAAATGCTCAAATAAACAATAGTAATTATAGAATAGACTTAAGCTCTACAGATATGGGTCCCTGTGGAGGAAACAATGACGGTAGAACAACCGTTGGTGTATATGCAAAACAATCGACCTTAAATACCTTCAAAATTTCATTTGACCTACCCGATGGCATTACCTACAAGCCTGGTAGTTTATTAATAACCAACCAAACTGGATCTGGCGGATTTACAATCTCTGAATTTGATATAAGCAATCTTAATAGTCCTACCTTTAGTATAGAGAAACCTAGTAATGCAAACTGGCAAGCTCTTGATTTTGTAGAGTTTGATTTTGAAAAAACGGCTAGTTGCGATGCTGTACAGTTATCTTATAGTGGAGGATTGTTTAAAGATTCGCACACTATAACCTATATAGATGGTTCTACCGCAGAATCTGATACAGATAACGATTTAACCATAAACTCTTACTCATTACAAAGAGCTTATTTAGCAGTAGAAAACATTGCTACAGAAAACTTATATGTAGGAGAATCTACTACAAGACCTATACAAATTACTAATTCTGGTAACGGAAGCATAGAGTCTTTTGAACATGTTGTTACAATATCTGATGAACTTATAAGTACTTATACCTTATCTTATAATGGTACTTTATTAAACCCAACAACTATTTCTGGAAACAACTATACTTATCTAATTAATTTAAATGATGCTCCTTTTGCTGGTCAGGTAGGTAATGGAGATAACAAATTTGATAACGAAACAATAATACTACAAGAATATCTAGAACTAGCCAGTTGCCAAGCAAATCAATACTCAAGGCATAGCCCTAGATGGGGGTGTACAAACGGAACTTATTGCCAAATTGGAGCTACAATTCCTGGCTCTGTAGTATATATTGAAGAATTCACAAACTTAACTTTACAAGAAGTAAATAACCCAAGACCAAGATGGGATGCTCCAGTTACCTATACATATTCTGTTAGTAATACTAGTAGCAGTACACCGTCTTATAATGTTAATATAAATATTGGTTTTACAGACGACGATAGGTTTTCTACTGTTGGTTTTAACCCAATGTCTGGTGATGATAATAACACAAATAGAATATTGTCTAACTTTAGATTTACCGGAGGCAGCCAAATTAATCCTCAACGTTGGCCCTCTACTATTCCTGGCGGATCTGGCTTAGGTTCTCACCACATTGCATCAAACTATCTAACAACAGATCCAGACGGACCTGGAGGTTTAGATGATTTAGATGGTGATGGGTATTATGATGATTTACCAGCAGGTGAATCTACAGAAATTAACGTTGATATGGAGATGGATCCCAATGATCCAACTTGTAATGAAGGGTTTTCTATATATGTAAACGACATAGATTTACATATAGATACTTGGTCTGTAACATCTTGTGGTAGTGACACAATGTCTTCTAGAGAAAATATGGATTCTCAGTATATAGAAAGAGAAAGTTTATATAACTATGGGTCATCAGAAAGTTATGATCTAGATATGATTGAAGGGTCTGTCTTTAGAGTTGGCTTTACAGGAAATTTTGTAGCTAGTGAAGAAGCTCCAACATGTAATGGTGTAGAAATGTTCACAAACAATGTAAACACCAGCTACTTGGCAACACTAGAAGTACCAACAGGTATTACATTAGATGTTAGTGCAGATAGTAGATATACACAAACAGGCAATATAATAACATTTAGAGAAACCAACTTAGCAGATTTTATGATAAACTCTAAGGAACTAGTAATACCTGTAGAGTTTGCAATAACTATAGATTGTAGTGTATATACTGGTCCTTCTAATATACAATTACCTTTTACATCTTCTTATGAAAGTAGCTGCTACACAACAAGCTTACATTGTGGTTCTTTTGAAGCTGTAACACACTGTTCTAATAGTGGTTGCGTAGGACCAACAACAACCAGTTTTAATGCAAACAGAGAAACTGCTGGTTTTACAGATGCAAGTATGTCTACTAGAGTAACTTTAGACCCAAATACGCACGCTACTAATTACTATATGCCTAAAGATCAAATGGTAGTTACTAGTGAAGCTAAAATGGTAAACGATGAACGTGATAATCTTTATTTTGAGATGCGTTATGTTACAGAAAATGGTGTTAATATGGATGATATTATTGCCTATGAAAACGGAACAATTACTATTAACGATATTTCAACCGGTACTCCTCAAACGTTTCCCTTAACCGTAGCTCCAACTATAACCAAACAAGGAACAAACAACCATTTTGTAACAGTAGATTTATCTAGCTATAAAACATTAATTTCACCTACCTATATATACGGTCAAGGTTTTGAAGAAGATGAAATATCTGTAGAGCTACATTTTAGATTTAAAGATGAATTCCCTCAAAAAGCAAGACTGTATAATTTTAATAATTTTCAAGGTAGATTTTACAGTTTAGATGCTACTTCTACAGAAATTGGTTGTGAAGTTTTTAATGAAACGGCTTTCTTTTTTCAAGATAACATATATGCAAGAACTAAAGATAGAACTGTTGATGGGTGCTCTAATGTAAACCTTACAGCTAGTATTGTTCATTTTTCTAATTTAAGCGATAAGTTTCCTAATGAATTTAGGCCAACATGGCTTTTTAAATCTGCAACAGTGCAAATACCTGATGGTATGCATTTTAACTCTCAAGTTCTAAGTTCTTTTTTTGCAAGAATAGATCCTAGTAATGAATACCCTACAGGTTCAAATGGCGGATTTGATTTTTCTTTATCTGGCAATATACTTACTATAACACCAGGGCCTAACTTTAAACATAACGATCAAGGAGCTCGAGATTACTCAGAGCTTCTAGTAAATATTTCAGGAACAAATTCTGCACACGGATCCAATCCTTTTACAGTTAGTTACACTTACGATGAATTTGCTCATTCTGATTTTCCAGAAGAGATAACAACAAGTGACACTAAAAATTTTACATACGTTACACCAGATTACGAAATAAGATCTGACAACTCAATACTTGTTGGTAACTCTTTAATTGAAAGTTTTGAAATTGAAATATGTAAACATGATTTTGAAGAAACAAACAATAACTGGTTAAGAGTAGACACTGGTTTAGACTTTACCATTAGCAACGCCTATTTAGTAGATGGTGGTACAGAAACACCCTTAAACTTTACAACATCTAACCAAGTTACTTATATAGAATTTGGAACTATAGAAGAAGGTAACGTTACATGCAAAAACATTAGGTTTGAAGGTACTTATACTGGAAGCTCTGATAAGGAAATTAGAGTTTCTCACAACTATGACTGTATAGATTACCCTACCAATTACGATGCTACAACTTATTTTAATGAAGAAATATTAACCTTAACACCTGTAGACGCTGCTATTCAGTTACAAATTTTACAGCAACCTACAAGCAGTGTTGGTACTTGTGAAGCTTATGAAGTTATATTAGAATCTAGAAATGCCGGAGAAGCAGACTTAATTGATCCAATAATAAATTTTGATATTCCTGGAGATATAAGCGCTATTACAATTAATTCTATTACTATAGAATACCCTCAAAACTCTGGAAATATACAAACCATAACACCTACTATTGTTGGCAACAATGTTTCTATAAATTTACTAGATCACACTCTTATATCTGCAAATAATGGCTTACTAGGCTCACTAAATTCTAATAGTTTAGATGAACAAATAGCTATA containing:
- the rfbA gene encoding glucose-1-phosphate thymidylyltransferase RfbA codes for the protein MKGIILAGGSGTRLHPLTLSVSKQLMPIYDKPMIYYPLSTLMYAGIKDILIISTPKDLTLFKDLLGDGIKYGCNFQYAVQENPSGLAEAFIIGEEFIGDDKVALVLGDNIFYGSGLAKLLQSNNDPDGGIIYAYRVHDPERYGVVQFNEEGKAISIEEKPLKPKSNYAVPGIYFYDNTVVEIAKNIKPSKRGELEITDVNKAYLEKGKLSVSILDRGTAWLDTGTFQSLMQASQFVEVIEERQGLKIGAIEAAAYEMGYIDKNQFIALAEPLLKSGYGKNLLGILNKG
- the rfbB gene encoding dTDP-glucose 4,6-dehydratase, with the translated sequence MNILITGGAGFIGSHVVRKFVQSYPKYHIYNLDALTYAGNLENLSDIEDSSNYTFLKGDITDENFIQNIFKKYNFDGVVHLAAESHVDRSITDPMAFVKTNVIGTVNLLNAARDCWKIDLESKRFYHISTDEVYGALGESGLFTESTAYDPNSPYSASKASSDHFVRAYGETYKLPYVITNCSNNYGPNHFPEKLIPLFINNIIHKNKLPIYGDGNYTRDWLYVVDHARAIDLVFHKGKNAETYNIGGFNEWKNIDLVKLLCKQMDSKLNRPIGESEKLITYVKDRPGHDLRYAIDASKINKELGWKPSVTFEEGLEKTIDWYLQNEEWLKSVTSGNYQEYYKKQYN
- a CDS encoding DUF6909 family protein; protein product: MNKIINTTRAQESTNAIERLYITMRHLFNRGFYKPMGVSGETLRNALLQLRPEIYGSVGEEKSELNGLTYVLERLPEGIEQCRYINLTSDEGYGESHFKAIIPAKRRRDCYRIDEDQMNIVITRGRSDIYDILTHLTFLFIESEKICKRVLIEDTKKTIRDWTKLETALESDELSQAELEVALSYTANILGRSFVEVKAMHQVFATKENPEKFLRTIYWMGKLAIEEETLGDKRIITFSPVLRERLGHHIHGDLWALTIKETLEANGILHRPIHIISANMHSVMNSLFAKKALAKEYPNSKDSLEIYEDLSKSKNDKLRAKVTAYAKKNGMISLNDTSGTNIDVQIFDSAKFGDKACCFDLPKGLKDDEKPVIFVMDYAFGEQAYETIDELLKPYEKEGVKEFLNVESVSIMGKAGILEGGKGDIMIATAHIFEGTADNYPFKNELSAADFEGHGLKVLEGTMVTVLGTSLQNKNILQFFKDSTWGVIGLEMEGVHYQKAIQAASKIRKSIKEDVKVRYAYYASDNPLETGSTLASGGLGTTGVKPTYLITDKILKQLFNS
- a CDS encoding M23 family metallopeptidase, with product MAKDNKKRKEIKRKLLNKYRLVILNEDTFEEKISFKLSRLNVFVLGWISTFVLIALTTVLIAFTPLREYIPGYSSTKLKKQATELTYKTDSLVNVLNYTNKYLSNIRMVLSGDVANNKMNRDSLFEQVKIDPSTVDLSPIKEDLNLRAQVALEDKYNLFGNTKTESSLVLFSPVSGTISQGYDKDKKHFAVDVVAPKDSPIKSVAQGTVIFADWTTETGYVIIIEHKDNLLSVYKHNSALHKTQGEIVKAGEVIATIGNTGELTTGPHLHFELWSNGTSVNPTNYIDFK
- a CDS encoding twin-arginine translocase TatA/TatE family subunit, giving the protein MISSNIMLAIPGGASIALIVVAVLLLFGGKKIPELMRGLGSGIKEFKDASKDDDSNDKLEEKK